From the genome of Oryza glaberrima chromosome 1, OglaRS2, whole genome shotgun sequence:
TACGAAGATAATGACTATACCAAAAGTGATATGAACTCCCATATAATCCTAGCTACCATTAGGGATTCACCCTTCTTTGGCAtgaatttatatgtatatacatacatttattgtgcaagATTATCAGAAAAATACATAGAGAAATGCATAATGTAACATCAATTTTGGGTTACAGTAGATAAGCTATATCTGAAACGATATGCCCCCAAAACAAGGCGTGGTTATAGTCAACCAACCAGTTTCATTGTTTGACtaaaaactaataataaaaaattgatAACTTACTTATCCTAGTAATACATAAATTCAGCTCATTTCCTGCAGAAACCACATTTATGCGTTATTCATTCATTCTTTTCTTAAACTAGCTACAAATAAGAAATTATCAAgtggaaaagaaaaactgtaAGCCAAGATTAGAAGCTTTCAATTGTTGTGATAATGTTAGATATCATGCAAGGAGTATTCCATAACTGATATTGTATAGCTAGTAAGCTTTATCCTAACAAACctttatttctttatttatcATTGTAATTATTGATTAGTTATTCCTACGCACCTTAATCCCAAGCATTTGTGTATATATTGTTTCACCCAAGTcttgagaaaagaaagaaagaacagtTCTCTGGACTCTGGTATGTGAACCTGTGATCATTTTCATCTAGCTAAAGGTTAATTTTGTCGTTGTTTGGAATTCCTAATACAATTAAATTAATTGATTCCAAAATCCTGCAAAGTTCATGTGAACTTGTCAGGTTCCAAATGGGCCTTAAATTAATGGTAATAATTAAGAGCTAAAAGAGCTGCACATTAAAAATCACTTGTTCACGCGTTTTCTCCTCCTCCATATCCTAGTAATAAAAAAGTAAATCCTACAAAAGAAAGAGTACCTCCGTTCCTTGAATTCTGGTTTTTGCAAAGCTATGTTGTAGTCATCCCTGCTAGCTGACCCTCTCCTATAAAGCCACCCCTTCTCCCATCCTACCACCTCACACAAAAGAAAGCATTTCACCTTAATTAGTTTGTCGGATActacagtagctagctagcttagctaactAACTTGTAGCTTGGGCAACATGGCTCGCAATAGGATCATCCTCAAGAAGGTCGCTAAGGATTCCACTCGGCGCCTCACATTCAAGAAGCGGCGCAGGGGCTTGATCAAGAAGGCCGGAGAGCTGGCCTCGTTGTGTGGTATTGGCGTGTGTGTGGTGGTGTATGGAGAGGGCGAGGTGAAGCCAGAGGTTTGGCCTTCTGCCCCTGAGGCACGAGCAATCCTCTCCCGCTTCAACTCGGCGCCGAACATTGATAGGTTCAAGAGGGTGACGAACCAGGAGCAGTACCTCCGAAAGCGCATCGCCAAGGCTCGGGAGCGCACGAGCAAGGCGGACGATGGCAACCGTGAGCGTGATGCTACCATCATGCTTTATGAGGCCGCCACCGGTAAGTGCCCAGTGGCAGACCTCAATGTCCAGGAGCTCACCAACCTCGGATTGGTGATCGATGAGCGCATCAACCACCTGAAGGAACGCATTGAGCGCCTTGGAGGTGCGGCCCTCatggcgccaccgccatcgacGCAACCGGCGGAGGCATCATCATCCTTGCCACCGCTAGTGCCATACGCCAATGGTGCTGGCATGGAAGGGAACAAGAGGATGAAGGTGAGCACGCATCAGAAAGGCTGGTTCATTAACATGAGCACCATGACAGGTGACGCAGGGACCTCTGCCGACGTTGAAGGCAATACTGGTGTTGGCACCAGCGCTAGGGGTGACATGATGCATCTTTCCAACTAGTTGGGTGTAGGTTATCGTGGCCTGATATGGCTAGCTCTTCTATCCTCCCTCATATGTGTGGAGGTTCTTTGGCGGTTTGACGTACCGCTGCATGTATCTTATTTGGTTCAATTCTTATTTGGTTTACCTAGTCGAGGATTCATAGTCCTATGTATCTTActattgcatgcatgttttgtgTATTCCGATCCATGAGCAAAGATATATGTTTCTAGTATACTTCATGTTGTTACATTTTCTCgaagaaaaaagaacttttTTGTATCGCGTGCCATCATTCGATTTGGGTAGTATATCATGCGTCCATGCATCTGTTTTTTTCCTATAATGGTATTTTTAGTTTGTTATAAATATCTGTGATTATTCAGTTTTTCGTGTTCCTATGAAACTTGAAATGTTTGAGCGACTTTAAATATAATGCAAAATAATTAATGTTGTGCAACTTGTTGAATCTGATGCCTCACATGTTCCATGGATGCACTATATATGGGTATCTCTATGCGAATGATATTGGGAATGTCTTCTCAATCGCAATCAAAGTGCTAAATTTTGAATAGACCCTCATTTGGAATGTTCTATGTGACAAAATTggaatgactttttttttataaattgcaTTTTAGCTATTTGATAAGCCGTTTAGCACTGTGATCTATATATGTAACGTGCTAATATGCAGAAATAATATGATTTCTTATAATAACAAGAATCATGTGGTGGAGTTGTTTATGTGGAATGTTTGAACAACATTCTTATTTAGGGATGTAAAATATTTGCACGCCATTGTGCTAACGAAGAAATAGTTAATACAATACTATGGTGATTAATCCATAAGGCATAGTCAAGATAAAAATTAAGAGAGAATAAGGAAAGAAATGAACCATTAACTTGTAGTAATAATGCATGTCGTGAAGTGGGAACCGGAGTCCCTACTACCGGCTGCTCGGATGTCCAATGACACATCAACAAACCGGCTGGCCTGCAACACTATCAAATTAGACTCAAGCAAATACCCAATATGCACCCGATAAGTAATGTGACAAGATCGAGCCTAGGCCCACCCTTGAGATGGGGGTTGATCTCAGGTTCATCCATGTGTCCACTAGCTAGGGCCTGAGCTCGGGGCACATATGGTCGCGGTCTGCCACCGAGCTAGGTCCCCGTGGGCTGCTTGGGGTAACAGTGGTGCCTTAATCAGGATGAGATGCGTTGTGCTGTTGCTGCCATTGACAAAGCAAGCTTCGCATTAAATGCGATAAGACGCTCTACCCTGCTTGCTACGAAGATGACGGGATGATGGGATGTTGTCTGCAAGGCCGACCCACACGCCATCATCACCCCTATGGGGAGGTGGTGTGGGGCTGTTAGGCGGCACGACATATTGACGTGTGCTGCTCGATAGGTCCTACCACCTTTTCACATGTTCCTCCAGTCTAGCCCGACAAGTGGGACGCGCTATGAGCCTTCTAGGTGAGATCCTTCTCCCCCAAGCCTTCTCTGGTCATGCGGGATGTGGCAAATCAATGCCTTTCCAAGCTTGGCCCTGTGGGGGGCCCTCGAGGACACAACGACTGGGCCCACTCATCAACAAGTGACAAAACATTATGTACCTAATCCCTGTATGCTAGGACCCAACTGTTAGAGCTTAGCCATTGTAGTATTCACCAGCTAACTATAAGGGGAGAGCCAAGGCCTCCGAAAAGAAGGATCAAACCTAATAAACTCTccacaaattttgtaaaacttGTAAGTTAGCCTTTAAATCCAAGAACAAAGGAAGAACATCATATAAGTAGGGTATTATGTCTAGTATGGCCCAAATGTGTATAACCAACATTGGCCTATTTACTACGACAACAACTAGGGATGCTCCCGCTACCCGCATAAAAACCCGCTTGCTAGTTCATTTCCCAcatggtagtacaaaatttagaagaaaaaatgaactagaagtgagATAAGCGGGCTAAAAAAAACCCGCTTGCCCGCCCTGCTTGTATCCCTAATGGCAACTCCTACCTTGCGTTCCCCCTCCTTGGGCCAAACTCACAGGTGGGGTGGGGGCGGGAGTGGGGGTCCGTTGATTCCCTGCTAGAAGAGCTTGTTCTACGACAGCGCAACACATCAAGAGCACATTGCCAATTTCCACACATCGGTGCTCCTCATTTGGATAAGAATATCTAGCTTGGACAAAACAGACACGCATTTGACACATTCTGAATGTGCAAACTTAAATTGAAATAACTAATGATCAATGTCAAACATCTTTTTTTTGATATCCTTAATCTGCACGAAAGTTACAAGGCTCAAATCCTATTTGTATTCGCGACTACATGTGTAGTGCAAAAGGAAAGAAGTGGAAAATGAACTAAACCTAAGACCATATGAGTAAGTTGAAGCACAATGTTTTTAGTTTGATTCGATCATCTTgcttgtatacatatatattttgtgcaaCCATGTATTACTCTATACAAAATTAGCTTTGCTAATTAAGCTGGTTACCCAGTATGCATGCTTCAATGAAGTGGTCATTAGTTCGATTCTTAGCCATGCACCGTTCTTTCCCCTCAActtattcacaatatttttctATCTTCACTTATGCTGTTCACCAGTTACTATTTGAGACCTGCTTACTAGCTATTCTTCTTTAGGATTGAAGCAACTTTCTAAAAAGAATGCATCCTTCATTTGAAAAACATCTTATATGTAATGGTGAGGACACACATGGTGTGTGATAAAAAGATATCCAACAAATTGTGTATCTTGTCATGACCCAACATTTGTAGGCTGGTTGTGCACTTTAAGAAATGTAGTATTCTGGGTTGCCCATGTTATGTTCTTGTTTACTTAAACAAAGCGCATGGTTGCTAAATATGGTAATTCGACCTACTTGCCAATTGAAGTGCATGAAGAGCATACAATCACTATcaaggaaaagaagttgcacTCACATCATTATCATTAGTCACTAAATCTTGGCCCTCTATCTTTCTTCTTCGAAATAATTCCATCCCAAATATTTTAGTATCCACAGCTACAAAAGATGACCCGTTATGCACCCATCAAATTATAATGGACGTAACTACAcaactagtggtagctggtttgtctaaaccagctatcACTCCATCTATAAGAGACACCATCctcctatacttcaaatacaattttctctaaaaCTACTAATCCGatctatga
Proteins encoded in this window:
- the LOC127760252 gene encoding agamous-like MADS-box protein AGL80: MARNRIILKKVAKDSTRRLTFKKRRRGLIKKAGELASLCGIGVCVVVYGEGEVKPEVWPSAPEARAILSRFNSAPNIDRFKRVTNQEQYLRKRIAKARERTSKADDGNRERDATIMLYEAATGKCPVADLNVQELTNLGLVIDERINHLKERIERLGGAALMAPPPSTQPAEASSSLPPLVPYANGAGMEGNKRMKVVSTTGDELSHESLEVFRPIDKESVLARWLRARHRGGGGGDSLAAAPPVPPGPASAVVAVSSDFFSRLAPATSFPTRRPAA